The Vicinamibacteria bacterium genome segment GAGCAATCGTTCTTCTGGAGAACATTCTCCGGGACGAGCCCGATGACGCCGAAGCCGAAAAGCTCCTCGGCTGGCTCTACGGGGCGACGGGAAAGACCGATCTTGCGGTCGATGTCTATCGAAACCTCCTGAGTCGTCATCCGGACGATGCCGACCTCCGCAACAGCCTCGGCGCGCTCCTGTTCAGGGCCGGCAAGCTGCAGGAAGCGAAGGGAGAGCTCGAGCGTGCCGTCACCCTCGATCCCTCACTGGTCGCGTCTCACTATAATCTCGGACTTCTGAGATTCGAAGAGGGCGCGTTCTCCCTCGCCGCTCGGTCTTTCGAGCTCGCCATCCGGCTCGATCCCGACAAGCCTCAGTACTATTTCATGCTGGCCAGGGCCCATCGGGCGAGGTTGGAGTTCAGCGAGGCTGTGGCTGCGTTCCGAGCGGGTCTGACCCGATCTCCTCCAGCTGAGCTCGCCCGTTCCGCGCGGCTCGAGCTGGCGTTGACGCTGAAGCATGACGGTCTCCTGTCCGATTCGGAAGAGGAGCTTCGTGGCTTGCTCGCGGCCGACCCGGATGACGGCGAGGCGATGTTTCAGCTCGGAAGGCT includes the following:
- a CDS encoding tetratricopeptide repeat protein, coding for MHLLCGMLLGVPVGAAVAPQSQLSEARRLQSQGEYPRAIVLLENILRDEPDDAEAEKLLGWLYGATGKTDLAVDVYRNLLSRHPDDADLRNSLGALLFRAGKLQEAKGELERAVTLDPSLVASHYNLGLLRFEEGAFSLAARSFELAIRLDPDKPQYYFMLARAHRARLEFSEAVAAFRAGLTRSPPAELARSARLELALTLKHDGLLSDSEEELRGLLAADPDDGEAMFQLGRLYVAMNRYVEAESVFRRLTEVRQDYTPAHFMLGLVWYREDAPEKALVSFRRLLELEPRHAEAHYYIGMSHLKLKNHREAREAFEQTLLIDTDHVGANYNLGLLLAREGEREESEKRLERFRALRERRDRLEVLEERVRWDPRNAKFHFELGQEYSRQ